The Setaria viridis chromosome 6, Setaria_viridis_v4.0, whole genome shotgun sequence genome contains a region encoding:
- the LOC117860670 gene encoding uncharacterized protein, giving the protein MGLLRTPSNFIEKHSTRVSTPPSSTFRTCSCSHLPMAYKMKGVFKGLKVISQIFVVKEHQMEIGHPTDVKHVAHIGWDSPTGSAASPSWMNGMKGSPDVSSLSSIGPSARTSWASQDFDEPRDISPFGIFPENASREATPYLDIPKPPRKSRRKKSKNDSPRASARSSRSSRSRSKSSFSSTADNIGANDRQPEIQTV; this is encoded by the exons ATGGGACTGTTGCGTACTCCAAGTAATTTCATTGAGAAACATTCAACGAGGGTATCAACACCACCATCTTCTACCTTCAG GACCTGTTCTTGTTCACATCTACCAATGGCGTACAAGATGAAAGGCGTATTCAAGGGCCTCAAGGTCATCTCTCAGATCTTCG TGGTCAAGGAGCATCAGATGGAGATCGGTCATCCGACTGATGTGAAGCATGTTGCGCACATCGGTTGGGACAGCCCAACAGGGAGTGCAGCCTCTCCTAGCTGG ATGAATGGCATGAAGGGGTCACCGGACGTCTCATCGCTGAGCAGTATTGGACCGTCGGCACGAACCTCCTGGGCTTCTCAAG ATTTTGACGAGCCTCGTGATATATCACCCTTTGGTATATTCCCAGAAAATGCAAGTCGAGAAGCAACCCCATACCTTGACATACCAAAGCCACCCAGGAAGTCAAGAAGGAAGAAATCCAAGAACGATTCGCCGAGGGCATCCGCAAGATCTTCAaggtcatcaagatcaaggtccAAAAGCTCATTTTCATCTACAGCTGACAATATTGGTGCCAATGATAGGCAACCTGAAATCCAGACTGTATAG
- the LOC117861434 gene encoding expansin-B1, which produces MGSLMPNVVVVVAVAAAVLAVLVAGVSCWAPPGPNITTDYNGRWLPARATWYGQPTGAGPDDNGGACGIKDVNLPPYAAMTSCGNLPLFKDGKGCGSCYEIKCKVPECSIQPVRVFITDMNYGPVAPYYFDLSGTAFGSMAKPGLNDQLRRRGIIDLDFRRVPCKYVAGQRIVFHVEEGSNPFYLAVLVKFVAVDGSIVQMDLKDQASPEWQPMRHSWGAIWRSDTPRPLKGPFSIRLTSESGKTLVATDVIPEKWQPNTVYNSNIQF; this is translated from the exons ATGGGATCCCTGATGCCCaacgtcgtcgttgtcgtcgccgttgccgccgccgtcctggcgGTGCTCGTGGCCGGCGTGTCGTGCTGGGCGCCGCCGGGCCCCAACATCACGACGGACTACAACGGCAGGTGGCTCCCGGCGAGGGCCACCTGGTACGGCCAGCCCACCGGCGCCGGGCCCGACGACaacggcggcgcgtgcgggaTCAAGGACGTGAACCTGCCGCCCTACGCCGCCATGACGTCCTGCGGCAACCTCCCGCTCTTCAAGGACGGCAAGGGCTGCGGCTCCTGCTACGAGATCAAATGCAAGGTGCCTGAGTGCTCGATCCAGCCGGTGAGGGTGTTCATCACCGACATGAACTACGGCCCCGTCGCCCCCTACTACTTCGACCTCAGCGGCACCGCGTTCGGCTCCATGGCCAAGCCCGGCCTCAACgaccagctccgccgccgcggcatcaTCGACCTCGACTTCAGGAG GGTGCCGTGCAAGTACGTGGCCGGGCAGAGAATCGTGTTCCACGTGGAGGAAGGGTCGAACCCGTTCTACCTGGCGGTGCTGGTGAAGTTCGTGGCGGTGGATGGCAGCATCGTGCAGATGGACCTCAAGGACCAGGCGTCGCCGGAGTGGCAGCCGATGAGGCACTCCTGGGGCGCCATCTGGAGGTCCGACACGCCCAGGCCGCTCAAGGGCCCCTTCTCCATCCGCCTCACCAGCGAGTCCGGCAAGACGCTCGTCGCCACCGACGTCATCCCAGAGAAGTGGCAGCCCAACACCGTCTACAACTCCAACATCCAGTTCTAG